From the genome of Eriocheir sinensis breed Jianghai 21 chromosome 55, ASM2467909v1, whole genome shotgun sequence:
gtttacgtttccacttcttcatctGACCACAATCTTGCTcaaacttccttttcttcttctttccttcacttctccttctccAAACCTTTCCTTCGCCACCAGTTCGCCAGGCCATGCTGAGATATCCCTTGAAACTTAACCTGTCAGTAACGTTTCCGTAAGTTTTCTTGTGTATGTATTCCCGTCCTCTCTTCTGTCATTTACTTTTCaggttttcttcgttttccttatgTTGCTTCTGTTTTAGCACCTTgtacttttcctccatctctcgtttgcctctccacctcctcacctgaccgaattcttcctctcacttcttcttttcctacttcttttccttcgtcagcAGTTCGTCAGTCCACGTCACGATGTCTCTGGACGCTCAGCCGGTCAACTGGGGGATGAGCTTTGCAATCCCCGTCAACCTGGCCAAGATAGGCACGGGTTACCTCTCCGAAAACCCCGTGGCCGGcgtcctgctctccctcctcgccTTCTTAGTCTTCGTCGCCGTCCTCGCTGTGCCCATCTCGGCTCTCTTCGGCGTGGAGCTCTTCCCTGGCCTTCTCCCTCACTCACGGTACGGCTTGAGCGGTTTTGGGATCTTCGCAAAGTTGTGTGTTCTTGCAAAGTTTTGTTTTTATGGGGTattgtattattttcttgaaaCTAGTCCAGGAAATGTGTTTTAATCAATGGCGATGTATAATCTGCAAATGTTTTAGTATTCGTTTCATCTGGTTTACGCGGTTTGAAATaacgcgacgtaaaaaaaaaaaaaattgagattatttcttattttaaaccttctttttttttttcttacattactGTCACCTATAACTTTCTCACTAAAAAAATCAGTGGTCAACTCCGCGAAAACTCCATTACGTGGCTTTTCAGAAACTCAATCCGCGTAAAACGAGAGCTACTTGCATATTACGTTCCAGAAGTTCTAAACCCTTTCTGTTTTATTCTGCCTTCACGTCCAAAATTGTTACCAAATCTTGTCCGGCAGATCATTACACAGCACCTTCAACTTGTCCGAGGCCCTGGAAGCCTTGACGGAGTCCCAGACGGTGCAGGACTTCATGGCCACGCCGCTGGAGGACTTCGTGAGGCGAGTGGTCGGGGCGAGCGACGGAGGGACGGGGCGCGGCTTTGAGACGGTAGGGGACGCGTTGGGACGGGCCGCCGCTGCCGCTAAGCCCGCCCTTGGCCTTCTCGACTACGACAACGCCTTCGAAGCCGTGcaggtaagaacataagaacgtaaggagtcttcaagaggccAGTTGGCCAATACAAGGCAGCTGCTGTTATACTAATCCCACCTTATCTCACTatcacccacaacatgactgtcaagcctgttccattcatccaccactctatttgtgagccaattcttgcctatgtctttgctgaatctgaatttgtctaacttaagaccattgctacgtgtcctacctggctcttttactaccaaaaccctattgacatcccctttattaaaacccttcatccatttataggcctcgataaggtctcctcgcaaccttcgcctttctagagagtgtagatttaaatgcgtAAGTCTAGCCTCATAGGGCAGGCTTCTCACACCTTGAATAaattttgtcatccttctctgtacagattctaacatcttgatatccattctatagtagggtgaccagaactggaccgcgtaatcaaggtgaggtctaactagagctAAGTAAAGTTTAACGGtgacctcagcgctcctattgcttacgctcctcgagatgaaacccagtatacTGTTTCCACGATTCGTAGGAGCATAGTGAGTGATTCTTTATTTTTAATTTAACGGTCACCTCAAAAAAAGTGTTGTGGTCTCCAAACGAAACGATACCAAATTAAATTGGAAAAAAACCgtataaaacattttttttttgtagaacaACGTGGGTGAGAAACTGAAAAACCATCAGAACAAAAAATTGATCATTTTCTCCTTGAACTTTTTTCAGACCCCATCATCAAACCCTACCAGACGaataccggcgcaataggcaataaaaaaaaaaaaaaaaaaaaaaaaaaaaattatagggacagtgattagcgggcttttctcattatcattttttgCCAGTTCCTGCTTTTGTTCTCCTACTAgatcttgtttctctttcctcattttctaccTCATGTTCAAGTTATTCAAATCATTAATATAGTTTTTGTTCTTCTAGTTACTGCTTTTCTTCTCGTACTTggtcctgtttctctttctccttttctacatCATACCCAACCCCTTCCCTCACGCCTCCCACAGGTGCCGGGGCGGGAATGTCGGCAGCGTCTTATGTGTCACGTGCACAAGGAGCTTCACCGCCTGCCGCGACCCCTGCAGCAGGCCTACAGCTACATCGGGTGAGTCAAACCTCCTCCTTCAACGCCTAGCaacccaccccctctctcttccttgctgAGAAGTAGAGCTTTACGTTAGATAATTGAATATCATAAACTTGTTAAatgtatctttctctctcagtctgtctatctatctatctatctatctgtcgatctatttatcaatcaatcaatcaaataaaAAACAACGGTGCTTTCtcccgcttcttcttcctcttcctcctcctccttttctctctcgtttttgttttttgctttctcccgttctttccttctttctttctttctgcctttctttcttttcttctttttttattgtattcattcattctttctccttcctacttttctctctctctctctctctctctctatctatctatatgcctCTCTCTCATGGGTCTATATTTGCCTTCCCTCCCCGGCCAGGCCACAGATGAGCAACTTCAAGCAGTACTCTCGGGCCATCACCGCGGGTCTCGCCGGGAAGGACTGCAACGTCGTCATCCCCGGGTGTCCCTACAACGTCCTGCAGATGGCGTCCTTCGTGCCCTTCCTCAAACGGAACACCCACACCAACCACATGTAGAGGGACTCCTACGGGTCCCCTTACTGAAGACAAAGACACTCAAGCACCGACCACGTACAGAATGACCCAGAGAATACATGCACACCCAACCAGCCGCGTGTAGAATGACTTATGTCCATgttcttaaccccttgaatgcggatttcctacagttagacctcaccaagctactggaatggagctaaaagtggctgttacaattcaatgaagaaaaatgtaaagtcctgcaccatgggaggggatatccagcacaccaataccacatgggaaacactccattatccaccacagaggcagagaaagacctgggagtataatgttatcaggctaccagggaaggccaaatccgtcccaatcgcagcggacgggttaaacgtGTTGGGCTCACATttcgactatttcccaaggccacagagaagattaaccgggtcttcatgaGTGATTTCCTCGTTCGAGATGCAGAAGCTGGGTAAAACTATCCCtcgtatcacaaaacagtccatgatgatgatgatgattagggcGTCTTGGCGCCGCAGCTCCGggaaaacagtccatgaaaatcttacagcaacttctacgagaggcttttcaaacaggcgaagtgAGGCGCCGAGACCTTTAATAAGAATACGAGCTTTAGACTCTTTCTGCATGTAActtaagtaaacacacacacacacacacacacacacacacacacacacacacacacacacacacacacacaccaaacatctTTAGAATGACTTAAACTTGATCTCAAACTTAATATGAATGGACTCACAGATGAACAGTCTAAAGAGTGACCAACTTAGATTCGTTTTCTTTTAGTGCTAAAGCAAAGAACATAATTGAAGCTTAACtatataggtctctctctctctctctctctctctctctctctctctctctctctctctctctctctctctctctctctctcaacgggatATAACAGGCCTCCCTGATTGTCTGTCCCGCCTCACACTTTGTCAAACACTCACTCCTTAGGCCCAATGACGcggcgaggggaggggggaggtggagagagagagagagagagagagagagagagagagagagagagagagagagagagagagagagagagagagagagatactgttaCTAAacttattgtatttttatttaatttaatatgcAAGAGAATGTACGCAGAATGATTCCTGATGCTCCGAATTCATCCGGATAATTAAAAGTTgcagttatgattttttttaaacatgATACAAAAGATTCTGATTCTTATATTGTTTGATTTTTATTGTATCCCCATAAATCAGTGGAACAGTAaataaagacgaggaagagaaatgacGAAACCAATTTTTAgtcaggagaggcggtggctgagtggtcagcgtgcgggggCGGCGTCTAGGTCCCAGGTTCACGTTCCGACACGCCGCTACAAACAAACTGGcattttttcagtcatcgccgagtggcctaagactacccacttgctgtcctgaagaccacctatcaacccggactctagattctctaaaAAAAGGACTAAAATTTTTCTGCTTCtgacaggacgaggaggaggaggaggaggaggaggaagagaagatggaggattaAAAAGAAGACACTCAGCTTTTCAAGGCCACCTGTTGACCTAAATTTCTTAACCCTTGAACATTTTACCCTATACAcactcttcgccctcctcctcctccgcatcctccgcatcctcctcctctctagggTTCCCAAAGGCGGTTAATGGACGGAAGGATCTGGGAGGGGAGGACCAAAGGGTGGGTGATTAAACAGCactattttttatctcttcctttggGTCCACACGCGAGGGCCGGGAAAGCAGAGATAGACacgtgagagagaaaagaaaacgtataATTGAGGGCATACACCATACCTACGCATGGCTTCGGTGTTCATTTCCGTCACACCCTTAGAGTTGTTTTAGGTAAgaatctacttcccttcccttccttacgctttccttcccttcactccctttcccttcccttgctttcctctcccttctgtatctatctatctatctgttgtaTTCATCTATTGAGGGCATATATCATATCTAATTGAGGGCATATACACCATACCTACGCTTGGCTTCGGTGTTCATTTCCGTCACActcttgagcttgtggtgggtgataatctacttcccttcccttccttatccttccctccctttcccttctctgcacttcccttcctctcccttctgtatCTATCTAACCTCTATCATCTA
Proteins encoded in this window:
- the LOC126983847 gene encoding uncharacterized protein LOC126983847: MSLDAQPVNWGMSFAIPVNLAKIGTGYLSENPVAGVLLSLLAFLVFVAVLAVPISALFGVELFPGLLPHSRSLHSTFNLSEALEALTESQTVQDFMATPLEDFVRRVVGASDGGTGRGFETVGDALGRAAAAAKPALGLLDYDNAFEAVQVRT